One region of Camelina sativa cultivar DH55 chromosome 6, Cs, whole genome shotgun sequence genomic DNA includes:
- the LOC104790263 gene encoding uncharacterized protein LOC104790263: MANNSLRCSISKKPNDGMMLIIAIFAGIVIGFLLGISFPTLSLTKMNFPASILPSVANVYIENEKAENSPRRSPKIEFNSSGPAHHKIWVPTNPRGAEMLAPSIVAAESDFYLRRLWGLPKDDLPVVKPKYLVAFTVSYKQRKNIDACIKKFSDNFTIVLFHYDGKTSEYDEFEWSKRAIHVSVPKQTKWWYAKRFLHPDIIAPYEYIFIWDEDLGVENFDAEEYIKVVKKHGLEISQPAVESKKSITWKITKRIPGVEVHKEVEERPGRCKNPHLPPCAGFIEIMAPVFSRDSWRCVWHMIQNDLVHGWGLDFALRKCVEPAHEKIGVVDSQWIIHQKIPSLTGQGTAQEGKTAFQGVRERCKREWTMFQKRMTRSEQKYLKEIASASSNATRT, from the exons ATGGCAAACAACTCATTACGTTG TTCGATTAGTAAAAAACCGAATGACGGTATGATGCTCATAATAGCGATTTTCGCGGGAATAGTTATCGGATTTCTATTAGGAATATCTTTCCCTACATTGTCACTAACTAAG atgAATTTTCCAGCAAGCATACTTCCTTCTGTTGctaatgtttatatagaaaatgagAAAGCAGAGAATTCACCTAGGAGAAGTCCAAAAATTGAGTTTAATTCAAGTGGTCCAGCACATCATAag ATTTGGGTTCCAACTAATCCTCGAGGTGCAGAGATGTTAGCTCCAAGTATTGTAGCAGCCGAATCAGATTTTTACTTACGAAGATTATGGGGATTGCCTAAAGAT gATTTACCAGTTGTGAAGCCTAAGTATCTTGTTGCTTTTACTGTTTCttataaacagagaaaaaacatCGATGCTTGCATCAAAAAA TTCTCAGATAACTTCACtattgttctgtttcattaCGATGGGAAAACCTCCGAATATGACGAATTTGAATGGTCTAAGCGGGCGATACATGTGAGCGTACCTAAGCAAACCAAGTG GTGGTATGCTAAAAGGTTTTTGCATCCTGATATCATAGCACCgtatgaatatatattcatttgggACGAAGATCTTGGTGTTGAAAACTTTGACGCAGAAGA GTACATCAAGGTAGTAAAGAAGCATGGTCTAGAAATATCGCAACCCGCTGTAGAATCAAAGAAATCAATTACATGGAAGATAACAAAGCGAATACCCGGAGTTGAAGTTCACAA AGAAGTCGAAGAGCGACCAGGCCGCTGCAAAAATCCTCACCTACCTCCTTGTGCAGG GTTTATAGAGATTATGGCTCCAGTTTTCTCAAGAGATTCATGGCGTTGCGTGTGGCATATGATACAGAATGACTTGGTTCACGGTTGGGGTCTTGACTTCGCTCTAAGAAAATGTGTCGAG CCTGCACATGAGAAGATTGGTGTTGTGGATTCTCAATGGATCATTCATCAAAAGATTCCTTCTCTAACTGGCCAG GGAACTGCACAGGAGGGGAAAACCGCGTTCCAAGGG GTAAGGGAGAGATGTAAACGGGAATGGACAATGTTTCAGAAAAGAATGACGCGGTCAGAGCAGAAGTATCTGAAAGAAATTGCATCTGCATCTTCAAATGCTACTCGTACATAA
- the LOC104790262 gene encoding MLP-like protein 328 → MATSGTYVTEVPLKGTAEKHYKRWRNENHLFPDAIGHHIQGVNVHDGEWDSHGSIKIWNYTLDGKQEIFKERREMDDENMTMKIIGLEGHVMEQFKVYDAYFQFIPKSEDDCTCKITMIWEKRNDAFPEPGSYMQFVKSMVADMEDHVLKA, encoded by the exons atggcgACGTCGGGAACATACGTGACGGAGGTGCCGCTGAAAGGAACGGCGGAGAAACACTACAAGAGGTGGAGGAACGAGAACCATCTCTTTCCTGACGCTATTGGTCACCACATCCAAGGTGTTAATGTTCACGACGGCGAATGGGACTCTCATGGGAGCATCAAGATTTGGAACTACACCTTAG ATGGAAAGCAAGAGATATTTaaggagaggagagagatgGACGATGAGAATATGACAATGAAGATTATAGGACTGGAAGGTCACGTGATGGAGCAGTTTAAGGTGTATGACGCTTACTTCCAATTTATACCAAAGTCTGAAGATGATTGCACCTGCAAGATCACTATGATATGGGAGAAGCGCAACGATGCCTTCCCAGAACCAGGCAGCTACATGCAGTTCGTTAAGAGCATGGTTGCTGACATGGAAGACCACGTCCTCAAAGCTtaa